A part of Candidatus Paceibacterota bacterium genomic DNA contains:
- the rpmA gene encoding 50S ribosomal protein L27, with protein MAHTKAGGSTKLGRDSRAKYLGIKKNDGQSVKTGELIVKQRGTHYHPGKNVKKGGDDCLYSLTTGKVVFKDQTKIKYDGNRKKIKVVSVENSK; from the coding sequence ATGGCACATACTAAAGCAGGTGGGTCTACTAAATTAGGAAGAGATTCGCGCGCTAAATACTTGGGCATTAAAAAAAATGATGGTCAGAGTGTTAAAACCGGAGAGTTAATAGTGAAACAACGTGGCACTCATTATCATCCAGGCAAGAATGTAAAAAAAGGTGGCGATGATTGTCTTTATTCCCTGACTACAGGAAAAGTTGTTTTTAAGGACCAGACCAAGATTAAGTATGATGGAAATCGCAAAAAAATAAAAGTAGTCAGTGTGGAAAATTCCAAATAG
- the rpsM gene encoding 30S ribosomal protein S13 gives MLRISGVNLPEGKRIEAALPYLYGIGLSLSRKILKELKMDPNVRVKDIPEAEVNKLRDYIEKNYKIEGDLKRENKDNIKRLIDIGAYRGSRHIRHLPTRGQRTKTNCRTVRGNTRKTVTSGKHKVELK, from the coding sequence ATGTTACGTATTTCCGGTGTTAATCTCCCAGAAGGAAAAAGAATAGAAGCAGCTCTGCCTTATCTTTATGGTATTGGATTGAGCTTGTCTAGGAAAATTCTTAAAGAGCTTAAGATGGACCCCAATGTGCGCGTGAAAGACATTCCCGAGGCAGAAGTAAACAAACTTCGTGATTATATCGAAAAAAATTACAAGATAGAAGGTGACCTGAAAAGGGAGAATAAAGACAATATTAAGCGCTTGATTGATATCGGAGCCTATAGAGGTTCTAGACATATTCGCCATTTGCCAACAAGGGGCCAAAGGACCAAGACTAATTGCCGCACTGTGAGAGGCAATACTCGCAAGACAGTGACTTCTGGTAAACACAAAGTTGAATTAAAGTAA
- the rpoA gene encoding DNA-directed RNA polymerase subunit alpha has product MIILPNKFNIVSENAKEGVFEIAGLYPGYGITVGNSVRRILLSSIEGAAITYFKVNDAPHEFTTLKGVYENVLEVMLNLKQLRFKLFSDGPKTLYLEASGEKEVTGYDIKKDAEVELMNPEVHIATLTDKKSSLSLEITLEKGIGYSQVEDRQKRVGKLPIGVIGVDALFSPVLNATFEVENMRVGDRTDYNLLRIKITTDGTVAPHDALYESLTTSNKLTGAILNLLPWGQPKTEENPVATKETKVVKEAKEVKEEEAVSSPEEIVAALKDKDPKDIKIDEMGLSTRAVKALNGNGFRTLSGVLKISSETLQGMNQIGEKVFAEIKERVESLGYSLKTKEK; this is encoded by the coding sequence ATGATTATTTTACCAAACAAATTTAATATTGTGTCGGAGAATGCCAAAGAAGGAGTCTTTGAGATTGCTGGTTTGTATCCTGGCTATGGCATTACCGTGGGTAATTCGGTAAGAAGAATACTGCTTTCCTCTATAGAAGGAGCGGCCATTACCTATTTTAAGGTTAATGACGCCCCTCATGAATTTACTACTCTGAAAGGAGTTTATGAAAACGTTCTCGAGGTGATGTTAAACTTGAAACAATTACGTTTCAAATTGTTTAGCGATGGACCTAAAACCTTGTATCTTGAAGCTAGCGGAGAGAAAGAGGTTACCGGTTATGATATCAAAAAGGACGCCGAAGTAGAGCTAATGAATCCCGAGGTGCATATTGCGACTTTAACTGACAAAAAATCCAGCCTGAGTTTAGAAATTACTTTAGAGAAGGGGATAGGTTATTCTCAGGTAGAAGATAGACAAAAAAGGGTTGGAAAGTTGCCCATAGGTGTGATTGGGGTGGATGCTTTATTTTCGCCAGTGCTTAACGCAACCTTTGAGGTTGAGAATATGCGCGTGGGCGATAGAACCGATTATAATCTTTTGAGAATTAAAATTACCACTGATGGCACCGTAGCGCCCCATGATGCCCTATATGAATCCTTAACTACTTCAAACAAGCTGACAGGGGCAATATTGAATCTTTTGCCTTGGGGGCAACCTAAAACAGAAGAAAACCCTGTTGCTACCAAAGAGACTAAAGTTGTCAAGGAGGCGAAAGAAGTAAAAGAGGAAGAAGCTGTTAGCTCTCCCGAGGAGATTGTAGCCGCATTAAAGGATAAGGACCCCAAAGATATAAAAATAGATGAAATGGGGCTTTCTACTAGGGCGGTAAAAGCTTTAAACGGCAATGGTTTCAGAACTCTCTCTGGAGTTTTAAAAATTAGCAGTGAAACTCTCCAAGGAATGAACCAGATTGGAGAGAAAGTCTTCGCTGAAATCAAGGAAAGGGTTGAATCATTGGGTTATAGCTTAAAAACCAAAGAAAAATAA
- a CDS encoding S41 family peptidase, whose translation MIKNPLKQVKKESLTVTAVLILVIINSCLVYMLGYKFGNANYVAEKRAISTNYSPENVIDYPDFSTFWKVWDLIKTKSVKRKEITNNQLLEGAINGLTSSLNDPFSEFLNKEQSAALAEELVGQFDGIGAEISKKNEYITIVSPLEGSPAEKAGLLPNDEILKVGDINVSGKTVNEVVKLIKGPAGTSVTLTIGRQGIIEPKVVNVTRATINVPSVGWQMLPGDIAYIRIYNFNDQVNSAFDQTTKEIFVKHPKGIILDLRNNPGGYFDSALHLGKYFFTPGSVMVKEDFGDSITKDYPVYGNALFAYIPTVVLVNEGSASASEIMAGALKDLNKAVLVGQKTYGKGSVQELIPIDKDQNLKLTIAHWLTPNGALIQDKGIVPDYVVANPQPEASTYGKIEVQNDLQFQKAIEVMTTLIQK comes from the coding sequence ATGATCAAGAATCCTCTTAAACAAGTAAAAAAGGAAAGCTTAACTGTGACCGCGGTTCTCATCTTGGTCATAATAAACAGTTGCTTAGTGTATATGCTCGGCTATAAGTTCGGCAATGCCAATTATGTGGCCGAAAAGAGGGCTATCAGCACTAATTACAGTCCTGAGAATGTCATTGACTATCCTGATTTTTCCACTTTTTGGAAAGTTTGGGACCTTATTAAAACCAAATCAGTTAAACGCAAAGAGATTACCAATAATCAACTCCTTGAGGGAGCTATTAATGGCTTAACGAGCTCTTTGAATGATCCTTTCTCAGAATTTCTCAATAAGGAGCAAAGCGCTGCTTTGGCGGAAGAATTGGTTGGCCAATTTGATGGCATTGGTGCTGAAATAAGCAAAAAAAATGAATATATCACCATTGTTTCTCCTTTGGAAGGGTCGCCAGCTGAAAAAGCTGGTTTACTTCCAAACGACGAGATTCTTAAGGTAGGGGATATTAATGTAAGCGGAAAGACTGTCAACGAAGTGGTCAAACTTATCAAGGGTCCTGCCGGCACTTCTGTTACTCTCACCATAGGAAGACAAGGCATTATTGAACCAAAGGTGGTTAATGTTACTAGAGCTACGATTAATGTGCCCTCTGTTGGCTGGCAAATGCTTCCTGGAGATATTGCTTATATTAGAATTTATAATTTTAATGACCAAGTAAATAGCGCTTTTGATCAAACGACAAAGGAAATTTTTGTCAAACACCCCAAGGGAATTATTTTAGACCTAAGAAATAATCCCGGCGGTTATTTTGATTCTGCTCTGCATTTGGGCAAATATTTCTTTACTCCCGGCTCTGTTATGGTAAAAGAAGATTTTGGTGATAGCATCACTAAAGATTATCCCGTTTATGGCAATGCTCTTTTTGCTTATATACCCACCGTTGTCTTGGTAAACGAAGGGTCTGCTTCTGCTTCAGAAATTATGGCCGGAGCTTTAAAAGATCTCAATAAAGCTGTTTTGGTGGGTCAAAAAACTTATGGCAAAGGTTCTGTGCAAGAACTGATCCCCATTGATAAAGACCAGAACCTCAAGTTAACCATTGCTCATTGGCTCACTCCTAATGGCGCCCTCATTCAAGATAAGGGCATTGTCCCTGATTATGTCGTGGCTAATCCGCAACCAGAAGCATCCACTTACGGCAAAATAGAAGTTCAAAATGATTTACAATTTCAAAAGGCTATAGAAGTTATGACGACCTTAATTCAGAAATAA
- the rplQ gene encoding 50S ribosomal protein L17 yields the protein MRHFQKLRKFGVKKNQRVALLKNLAGDLVMKGQLKTTPAKAKSVAIKVEHLVTLAKKQNLASFRLLKQRLPAKAADKLYYEIAPKLAKRQGGYTRITKLAERRTQDRSEQVIISLLSD from the coding sequence ATGCGCCATTTTCAGAAATTGAGAAAGTTTGGAGTCAAAAAAAATCAACGAGTAGCTCTTTTGAAAAATCTTGCCGGTGATTTAGTAATGAAGGGGCAATTAAAAACTACCCCAGCCAAAGCCAAGTCTGTAGCCATTAAGGTGGAACACTTGGTTACTTTAGCCAAGAAACAAAATCTTGCCTCTTTCAGATTATTGAAGCAGAGGCTGCCCGCTAAAGCCGCGGATAAGTTATACTATGAAATTGCTCCTAAATTAGCTAAACGCCAGGGTGGTTATACTCGCATAACCAAGTTGGCAGAAAGAAGGACCCAAGACCGTTCTGAGCAAGTTATAATATCTCTATTGTCTGATTAA
- the rpmJ gene encoding 50S ribosomal protein L36 yields MKVQASVKPICRNCKVVRRKKRVYIICSNPKHKQRQG; encoded by the coding sequence ATGAAAGTTCAGGCATCAGTTAAACCTATTTGTCGTAATTGCAAAGTAGTGAGACGAAAAAAGAGAGTTTACATTATTTGCAGTAATCCGAAACATAAACAGCGCCAAGGCTAA
- a CDS encoding UDP-N-acetylglucosamine--N-acetylmuramyl-(pentapeptide) pyrophosphoryl-undecaprenol N-acetylglucosamine transferase: MNKKHIRIILTGGGTGGHVFPLVAVAREIKKLAQENHIETSLIYIGPVDYTTQALTQEGVVLKKIIAGKWRREFSFANIFDLFKTAIGCLQSFFWLFFYMPEAVFSKGGFGAFPVCLIATIFHIPLYEHESDTIPGLVSNLFKKTARKIFVSFKSALAFFPIAKTYVLGSPIREAFYADYDIKNCRQVVGLKDDKPVVVVLGGSQGAQFINTLIVEGLADLLPECQVVHQTGPTNLAEVSRMAEVMLQEFDPDQNLRVDYHPVAFLDEQAVSGFKSLYNVLASADLVVTRAGSGSIAELSAMGKPMILIPLSSASQNHQWKNASTVANEGAGIILEQGNLKANTLAQTIVNLLHNSERLASLSSKSKALGLSHKQAAQNIAEMMLQDIFR; the protein is encoded by the coding sequence ATGAACAAGAAACACATTAGAATTATTTTAACAGGCGGCGGCACCGGGGGACATGTTTTTCCTCTAGTGGCTGTGGCTCGAGAGATAAAAAAACTGGCGCAAGAAAATCATATCGAAACTAGCCTTATTTATATTGGTCCTGTTGATTATACAACCCAGGCTTTGACGCAAGAAGGAGTCGTCTTGAAAAAAATTATCGCAGGCAAATGGCGAAGAGAATTTTCTTTCGCTAATATTTTTGATTTGTTTAAAACAGCTATTGGTTGTCTGCAATCTTTCTTTTGGTTATTTTTCTATATGCCAGAGGCAGTTTTTTCCAAGGGCGGTTTTGGGGCTTTCCCAGTTTGCTTAATAGCTACCATATTTCATATACCGTTATATGAACATGAGTCAGATACCATACCCGGGTTAGTCAGTAATCTTTTTAAAAAAACGGCGCGCAAAATCTTTGTGAGCTTCAAGTCTGCTTTAGCCTTTTTCCCCATAGCCAAAACCTATGTGTTGGGAAGTCCCATTAGGGAGGCTTTTTATGCCGATTATGATATAAAAAATTGTCGGCAAGTAGTGGGGCTAAAAGATGATAAACCGGTGGTAGTTGTTTTAGGCGGTTCCCAAGGGGCTCAATTTATTAATACTTTAATAGTGGAAGGGTTGGCAGATTTATTGCCCGAATGTCAGGTCGTCCATCAAACGGGACCCACTAATTTGGCAGAAGTGTCTAGAATGGCTGAAGTCATGTTGCAGGAATTTGATCCAGACCAAAATTTAAGGGTTGATTATCATCCAGTGGCTTTTTTAGACGAGCAGGCTGTTTCTGGTTTCAAATCTCTTTATAATGTGTTAGCTAGCGCAGATTTGGTGGTGACGCGAGCCGGTAGCGGTTCTATTGCTGAATTATCTGCCATGGGTAAGCCCATGATTCTTATCCCTCTCTCCAGCGCTAGCCAAAATCATCAATGGAAAAATGCTAGTACCGTAGCCAACGAGGGGGCAGGCATTATTTTGGAACAAGGCAATCTTAAGGCAAATACTTTAGCTCAAACTATTGTTAACCTTCTCCATAACTCAGAGAGATTAGCTTCACTTTCCTCAAAATCCAAGGCTCTAGGTCTAAGCCATAAACAAGCCGCTCAGAATATTGCTGAAATGATGTTACAAGATATCTTTCGATAA
- the rpsK gene encoding 30S ribosomal protein S11: MGKRRVTTQSGDIDESKTVATSGPKNLGRRIEKGAVYINSSFNNTIISATDDKGNILAWSSSGSLGFKGPKKSTPYAASKVAATVVEKLAKTGPSQVKVFIKGAGSGREAAVRSLVTNGLDIISIKDVTPIPHNGPRRPKVRRV; the protein is encoded by the coding sequence ATGGGAAAAAGAAGAGTTACAACCCAGAGTGGAGATATTGACGAAAGCAAAACAGTCGCTACCTCTGGTCCTAAAAACCTTGGTCGCCGTATTGAAAAAGGGGCTGTTTATATCAATTCCTCTTTTAATAATACCATCATCTCTGCCACTGACGATAAGGGCAATATTTTAGCCTGGTCCTCTTCTGGCTCCTTGGGTTTTAAAGGACCCAAAAAATCAACTCCTTATGCTGCCTCTAAGGTAGCTGCTACTGTAGTAGAAAAATTAGCTAAGACTGGTCCTAGCCAGGTGAAAGTTTTTATTAAAGGCGCTGGTAGCGGACGCGAGGCGGCGGTTCGTTCCTTGGTGACAAACGGTTTAGATATTATTTCTATAAAGGATGTGACCCCCATTCCTCATAACGGACCCAGAAGGCCAAAGGTGAGGAGAGTATAG
- the rplM gene encoding 50S ribosomal protein L13, producing the protein MAKKQIASTITLDATGETLGRLASKIAKLIQGKEKSDFANNQTGNVKIIVNNLSHLMVTGKKQTQKLYYRHTVGYPGHLKSTSLDEMWQANPAKVLYKAVFGMLPENKLRNLRMKNLTINL; encoded by the coding sequence ATGGCAAAAAAACAAATCGCTTCTACAATTACTTTAGATGCTACCGGTGAAACTCTAGGCCGTTTAGCCTCCAAAATTGCTAAATTAATTCAAGGCAAAGAAAAGTCTGATTTTGCTAATAATCAAACCGGTAATGTTAAGATTATTGTTAATAACCTAAGTCACCTTATGGTTACCGGGAAAAAGCAAACTCAAAAATTATATTATCGCCATACTGTTGGTTATCCCGGACACCTAAAATCTACCAGTCTAGATGAGATGTGGCAAGCAAACCCCGCTAAAGTTTTGTACAAAGCGGTTTTTGGCATGCTACCGGAAAATAAACTGCGTAATTTGCGTATGAAAAATTTAACTATCAATCTCTAA
- a CDS encoding PD-(D/E)XK nuclease family protein, translated as MKVSYSSLEAFKNCPQKYKFSEIEKIKEPKSREAAFGSYIHEVLHWFCEKDPEFPTLEELIEYYKKNWPAASEFNWKTNKDSETYLKEGVRQLKSFYARNLPFQSVILELEKHFVLDFDIGKEKHYLSGIMDRVDASSDGHYEIIDYKTGKRVPSQKDTDKDLQLSIYALGLLSIWPKLNVNNISLSLYFLKPDIKVTSARTTEQLENTKREIQESILTITKSDFSPTPSRLCDWCGYRRRCPVWHDYYIQTNLSGKKVAQLVDEYFLLQKQDYQLNQRLKEIKEQINTYCLKHNISQISGKTGVLKRVTGKKITYDIAEIINILTPINQIEKVLMVNQKMLGEVMQELPDSFKKAILATRKEEDLETLN; from the coding sequence ATGAAAGTATCTTATTCCTCTCTTGAGGCTTTTAAAAATTGTCCTCAAAAATATAAGTTTAGCGAAATAGAAAAAATAAAAGAGCCTAAAAGTAGAGAAGCTGCCTTTGGTAGCTATATTCACGAGGTTTTGCATTGGTTTTGCGAAAAAGACCCCGAGTTCCCTACCCTGGAGGAGCTTATTGAATATTATAAAAAAAATTGGCCGGCTGCAAGTGAATTTAATTGGAAAACCAATAAAGACTCGGAGACATATCTTAAGGAGGGCGTACGCCAATTAAAATCCTTCTATGCCAGAAATCTGCCATTCCAGTCAGTAATTTTGGAGTTAGAAAAACATTTTGTTCTGGATTTTGATATTGGCAAAGAAAAACATTATCTTTCTGGCATTATGGACAGAGTGGATGCTTCCAGCGACGGGCATTACGAAATAATAGATTATAAGACTGGTAAAAGGGTGCCTTCCCAAAAAGATACTGATAAAGATTTGCAACTTTCTATTTATGCCTTGGGACTTTTGAGCATTTGGCCGAAGCTGAATGTTAATAACATCAGTCTTTCACTTTATTTTTTAAAACCAGATATCAAAGTAACGAGTGCACGTACGACAGAACAATTGGAGAATACCAAGCGGGAAATACAAGAGAGTATTTTAACTATCACCAAAAGCGATTTCTCCCCTACCCCCTCACGGCTTTGTGACTGGTGCGGTTACAGAAGGCGTTGCCCTGTTTGGCATGACTATTACATCCAAACTAATTTGAGCGGCAAAAAAGTTGCCCAGCTGGTAGATGAATATTTTTTACTGCAAAAGCAGGATTATCAGCTGAACCAGCGCCTCAAAGAAATTAAAGAACAAATTAACACCTATTGTCTGAAACATAATATCTCTCAAATTAGCGGCAAAACGGGCGTTTTAAAAAGAGTGACAGGTAAAAAAATTACTTATGATATTGCTGAAATAATAAATATTCTTACCCCCATTAACCAGATAGAAAAGGTGTTGATGGTAAATCAAAAGATGTTAGGAGAAGTTATGCAAGAATTGCCAGATAGTTTTAAAAAAGCGATTTTGGCCACTCGTAAAGAGGAAGATTTAGAAACTCTAAATTAA
- the rplI gene encoding 50S ribosomal protein L9, translated as MKVIFLKNIPGKARTGEIKEVSIGYLNNYLLPNHLATVATAAAIKEATLRAQKQKESEEKEAAALKVIAAQLKELVLNFSLKFSSYDDDTTKEILAEKAYDSVNVQRIIDALKEKGINLQRNQIKLDKPLKTVGQYTIEVNLLPKEKTFVKINITSAIKNAH; from the coding sequence ATGAAGGTAATCTTTCTTAAAAATATTCCGGGTAAAGCGAGAACGGGAGAAATAAAAGAGGTATCAATAGGCTATCTTAATAATTATCTTTTACCAAACCATTTGGCTACAGTCGCTACCGCTGCTGCTATAAAAGAGGCAACCCTGAGAGCACAAAAGCAAAAGGAATCAGAGGAAAAAGAGGCCGCCGCTCTAAAAGTAATAGCTGCCCAATTGAAAGAATTAGTGCTCAATTTTTCTCTTAAATTCTCAAGTTATGACGATGATACTACCAAAGAAATTTTGGCAGAAAAGGCTTATGATTCAGTCAATGTCCAAAGAATTATTGACGCTTTAAAAGAAAAGGGGATTAATCTGCAACGCAATCAGATTAAATTGGATAAGCCGCTAAAGACTGTTGGCCAATATACTATAGAAGTTAATCTCCTGCCTAAGGAAAAAACGTTCGTCAAAATTAATATCACCAGTGCAATTAAAAACGCCCATTAA
- a CDS encoding FtsW/RodA/SpoVE family cell cycle protein has protein sequence MSSFKKPAFFSFILATIILLIVGFLALISASSGTGARLYGDPLYYVKQQYLIGLAVALFAGFIFYKIPYQFWQKTSVFWLVATLLLVLLAFIPRFELPGETAHRWLKLGPLSIQPSEFLRFFYIIFLAAWLAKTPIAELKSFSRGVLPFAIVLGIISLILIKQPATSIVFLIGTTAMAMYLIAGMRWKHLVILVVFALICGSTLIFLAKDYRLERILVTFFPEKADVSKLQQKEESLEGIGSGKIFGVGYFDSVKKFQYLPLGFSDYIFAIYAEETGFVGSLALIGLYLFFLVSGFKLACSNQDLFARYAGFGLIFTVGLQAFTTIAVNVGLLPVTGLPLPFVSYGKSNLLVMAMTVSFVLNTAKRKTT, from the coding sequence ATGTCGTCATTTAAAAAACCCGCATTTTTTTCTTTTATTTTAGCTACTATTATACTTTTGATAGTGGGTTTTTTGGCGCTTATTTCGGCTTCATCAGGAACAGGCGCTCGCTTGTATGGCGACCCGTTATACTACGTCAAGCAACAGTATTTAATCGGTTTGGCAGTAGCTCTTTTTGCTGGTTTTATTTTTTATAAAATTCCTTACCAATTTTGGCAAAAAACATCTGTATTTTGGTTAGTAGCAACGCTGCTTTTAGTTCTTTTGGCTTTTATTCCTCGCTTTGAATTGCCAGGAGAAACTGCCCATCGTTGGCTTAAATTGGGGCCATTATCCATACAACCATCGGAGTTTCTTAGATTCTTCTATATCATTTTTTTAGCTGCTTGGTTAGCCAAGACGCCTATTGCAGAGTTGAAGAGTTTTAGCCGAGGAGTGTTGCCCTTTGCTATCGTTCTGGGCATTATTAGTTTGATCCTTATAAAGCAACCAGCCACTAGCATAGTATTTCTCATTGGCACTACCGCGATGGCTATGTATTTAATAGCCGGCATGAGATGGAAGCACCTTGTTATACTTGTAGTTTTTGCCCTGATTTGCGGCAGCACTTTGATTTTTTTAGCCAAAGACTACCGTCTTGAAAGAATTTTGGTTACTTTCTTCCCCGAAAAAGCAGACGTTTCTAAGCTTCAGCAAAAAGAAGAATCGTTAGAGGGGATAGGCTCTGGTAAAATATTTGGGGTGGGTTATTTCGATTCGGTCAAAAAATTTCAATATTTACCCCTAGGATTTAGCGACTATATTTTTGCAATTTATGCCGAAGAAACTGGTTTTGTTGGCTCATTGGCATTAATCGGCCTGTATCTTTTTTTCCTTGTAAGCGGTTTCAAATTAGCTTGCAGCAATCAAGACCTATTTGCCAGATATGCCGGTTTTGGTTTAATTTTTACGGTTGGTTTGCAGGCTTTTACAACTATTGCGGTAAATGTTGGTTTGCTGCCGGTCACAGGATTGCCTTTGCCCTTCGTTAGCTATGGCAAGTCTAATTTATTAGTTATGGCCATGACGGTAAGTTTTGTCTTAAACACAGCCAAAAGAAAAACAACTTAA
- the rpsD gene encoding 30S ribosomal protein S4, with the protein MLDPKCKKCRALNEKLFLKGDKCFSPKCPLAKRPYPPGKSPKSRMNKESEYGRQLHEKQKLKLSYGLRDKQISNYFATAFKSQTSTPEVLVQLLELRFDNVVFRTGFAPSRSVARQLTTHGHFTLNGRRHDVPSARLKVGDVIGLNARSAKLPMFEKIAEKLAENTKANPWLEIDPKALKVKIISKPTLANISLPFDINTVVEYFSH; encoded by the coding sequence ATGCTAGACCCCAAATGTAAAAAATGTCGCGCTCTAAATGAAAAATTATTCTTGAAAGGGGATAAGTGTTTTTCGCCAAAGTGTCCTTTGGCTAAAAGACCTTATCCGCCCGGGAAATCGCCCAAATCCAGGATGAATAAGGAAAGCGAATACGGCAGGCAATTACATGAAAAACAGAAACTCAAATTGTCCTATGGTCTTAGGGATAAGCAAATTTCCAATTATTTTGCTACCGCTTTTAAGTCCCAAACCTCTACCCCAGAAGTATTGGTGCAGCTTTTAGAGTTGCGCTTTGATAATGTGGTTTTTAGAACCGGTTTTGCTCCCTCCCGCAGCGTGGCTCGCCAACTTACCACTCATGGGCATTTTACTTTAAATGGCCGTCGTCACGATGTGCCCTCAGCCCGCCTTAAGGTAGGAGATGTGATTGGCCTCAACGCTAGAAGCGCCAAATTGCCTATGTTTGAAAAAATAGCCGAGAAACTTGCCGAAAACACTAAAGCCAATCCCTGGTTAGAAATTGACCCCAAGGCTTTAAAAGTAAAAATTATCAGCAAGCCCACCTTGGCTAACATTAGTTTGCCTTTTGATATCAATACGGTAGTCGAGTATTTTAGCCATTAG
- the gltX gene encoding glutamate--tRNA ligase — MGDKENNFQDIRVRMAPSPTGWLHIGTARTALFNYLMAKHYGGKFILRIEDTDLERSKKEYEEDIINGLKWLGITWDEGPDIGGDYGPYRQTERQAIYKKYLQQLLDEDKAYYCFCTPEELEAQKQEALARGEQPRYSGKCGRLEKAIVAQNLAEGREAVIRFRMPQKIVKFKDLIRGEVKADLGLVGDIIIAKNLDTPLYNFAVVVDDALMKITHVIRGEDHLSNTPKQMAIAEALGFSSPAYAHLPLILGPDRSKMSKRHGTVSIKDYIAEGYLPQALINFIAMLGWHPADNRELYDLPALVENFTIERLQKSGAIFNIKKLEWFNLQYFKNIDEQTLIQPIVKQLVDSNLIEVNADKVSYSIPASKRVVDLNYISRAIALERPRLAKISDFQSVAEYLFKDDLNYAPELLKWHGAPWQEVILALNYAMDIISALVLDRYDINSLQTVFNDFVASKSPYKEDKGLFFWPLRVALSGKESSPTPAEIILVLGKDESLRRLEFARNLILPLIS, encoded by the coding sequence ATGGGGGATAAGGAAAATAATTTTCAAGATATTAGGGTAAGAATGGCGCCCAGCCCAACAGGATGGTTGCATATTGGCACCGCCCGCACGGCTCTGTTCAACTACTTAATGGCCAAGCATTACGGTGGTAAATTTATTTTGCGCATAGAGGATACCGATTTAGAAAGGTCTAAAAAAGAATACGAAGAAGATATTATCAATGGTCTGAAATGGCTGGGTATTACCTGGGATGAAGGGCCAGATATTGGTGGTGATTATGGTCCCTATAGGCAGACTGAGAGGCAAGCCATATACAAGAAATACTTACAGCAACTTTTGGACGAGGATAAGGCTTATTATTGCTTTTGCACACCCGAAGAATTGGAAGCCCAAAAACAAGAAGCTTTAGCTCGAGGTGAACAACCCCGTTATAGCGGCAAATGCGGCCGTTTAGAGAAAGCCATTGTGGCTCAAAATTTAGCCGAAGGCCGGGAAGCAGTAATTCGTTTTCGCATGCCGCAAAAAATAGTGAAATTTAAGGATTTAATTAGGGGAGAGGTCAAAGCCGACTTGGGCTTGGTGGGAGATATTATTATCGCTAAAAATTTAGATACTCCTTTATATAATTTTGCCGTAGTGGTAGATGATGCCCTTATGAAAATTACCCATGTAATCAGGGGCGAAGACCATCTTTCCAATACGCCAAAGCAAATGGCTATAGCGGAAGCCCTGGGTTTTTCTTCTCCTGCCTATGCGCATTTACCTTTAATTCTTGGTCCCGACCGTTCCAAAATGAGCAAGCGTCATGGCACAGTTAGCATTAAAGATTATATAGCTGAAGGTTATCTGCCGCAGGCATTGATTAATTTTATTGCTATGCTAGGGTGGCATCCAGCCGATAATCGCGAGCTTTATGACCTGCCGGCTTTGGTAGAAAATTTTACTATCGAGAGGTTGCAAAAAAGCGGAGCCATATTCAATATTAAAAAACTAGAATGGTTTAATCTCCAATATTTTAAGAATATTGATGAACAAACTTTGATTCAGCCCATTGTCAAACAATTGGTTGACAGCAATTTAATAGAAGTAAATGCCGACAAAGTAAGCTATTCTATTCCCGCTTCCAAAAGAGTGGTTGACCTGAATTATATAAGCCGCGCCATAGCCCTAGAAAGGCCCCGTTTAGCCAAAATAAGCGACTTTCAGTCTGTGGCTGAGTATTTATTCAAAGATGACTTAAATTATGCCCCAGAGCTTCTGAAATGGCACGGGGCTCCATGGCAAGAAGTTATTTTAGCTTTGAATTATGCCATGGATATCATTAGCGCCTTAGTTTTAGACCGTTACGACATTAATAGCCTGCAGACTGTTTTCAACGATTTTGTGGCTAGTAAAAGTCCTTATAAAGAAGATAAGGGTTTATTTTTTTGGCCCCTACGCGTTGCTTTGTCGGGCAAAGAATCTTCACCGACTCCAGCGGAAATTATTTTAGTTTTAGGAAAAGACGAATCTTTGAGAAGGTTAGAATTCGCGCGTAATTTGATTTTACCTTTAATAAGCTAA